A region from the Rhinoderma darwinii isolate aRhiDar2 chromosome 2, aRhiDar2.hap1, whole genome shotgun sequence genome encodes:
- the LOC142741955 gene encoding uncharacterized protein LOC142741955 encodes MKGSGDDDSLSDEKNPQWIEQQMDSGTMQGKLLVEVGDGRDPGDDAGNEKSPSPQSLVKAEDVSADPQDSAPPAALPVREGPRRAESKAPKKNGGIICPDCGKTFKSQILLSAHQKTHSAGRPFPCTECGKSFSYRSTLVRHQRSRCRNTGVKKTPTVTQALTDTSELSQKCGICTQKFQHLNELKRHLAGHNGDNRYTCRDCGRDFHCNYFLVRHQRTHTGEQPFKCKLCWRGFTQRASLVIHIRTHTGERPYICFVCGRAFFSRSAMIRHQRSRHDIMKNWKGEKKGKAASREKVQKSAAETASSNKTPTVPSNTHVTPVKDPVPDMKPEAVTPDEGKDMNGTSDSPMSEKSDSKHHQSFVHRPPIAPLQNLLCNVKIKEISDIQSLGGSRPDYKCGICQVSCQDSGEMKRHLKGHGSEQRYMCLQCGRTFTSNFYLVRHQRTHTGERPFTCPQCHKSFKCSSVLLRHQKIHAADQPYQCEVCTKGFSQKTSLIIHLRTHTGERPFSCWICGRSFCSRSALLRHEQNHMQDGHDSEKMMTRNQREKEKQSVKEEPVLQERDLQGPQTRGGSRAHRRERTPRSEKDPGSVKKESSGEKKKPQVEREGCSNCICQDCGKFFRSESLLSEHQKSHMVSPFFNCPDCGKSFSHRSSLFRHRNAHCSQQPGIIFPDPVPSVPPGQQSHKCGICHLNFSSSKDLRRHLRSHKGDGSFMCRECGQTFNCNFSLVRHQRTHSGERPFTCPQCKKSFKCSSVLLRHQRIHTGEQPYQCDVCLRCFSQKPSLINHLRTHTGERPFSCLVCGRSFCSRSARMRHEQTHQIDSPNKESAVPEGVGGGEAVPQPPL; translated from the exons ATGAAGGGGTCGGGGGATGACGACTCACTCTCCGATGAGAAGAACCCACAGTGGATAGAGCAGCAGATGGACTCCGGGACTATGCAGGGGAAGCTCCTGGTTGAAGTTGGGGATGGCAGAGACCCTGGCGATGATGCGGGAAATG agAAGTCTCCATCTCCACAAAGTCTTGTAAAAGCTGAAGATGTTTCTGCAGATCCTCAGGACTCGGCCCCTCCGGCCGCGTTACCAGTACGTGAGGGACCTCGTAGAGCGGAGAGTAAAGCGCCGAAGAAGAACGGCGGAATCATCTGCCCGGACTGCGGCAAGACCTTCAAGTCTCAGATACTGCTCTCCGCACACCAGAAGACGCACTCCGCCGGCCGGCCGTTCCCCTGCACTGAATGTGGCAAGAGCTTCAGCTACCGCTCCACCCTCGTCCGCCACCAGAGGTCCCGCTGCCGTAACACGGGGGTGAAGAAGACCCCCACCGTCACGCAGGCCCTTACTGACACCTCCGAGCTTTCCCAGAAATGTGGCATCTGCACCCAGAAGTTCCAGCACCTGAACGAGCTGAAGAGGCACCTGGcgggtcacaatggtgacaatagGTACACGTGCCGGGACTGCGGCCGCGACTTCCACTGTAACTACTTCTTAGTGAGACACCAGAGGACGCACACAGGAGAGCAGCCCTTTAAGTGCAAGCTCTGCTGGCGAGGCTTCACCCAGAGGGCCAGCCTGGTCattcacatcagaacacataCCGGAGAACGGCCTTACATCTGCTTCGTCTGCGGCAGAGCCTTCTTCTCCCGCTCGGCTATGATACGGCACCAGCGCAGCCGCCACGATATTATGAAAAACTGGAAAG GTGAGAAAAAAGGGAAGGCGGCGAGTCGTGAAAAAGTTCAGAAGAGCGCTGCGGAGACGGCTTCATCAAACAAGACCCCAACTGTGCCATCCAACACCCACGTGACTCCTGTAAAAGATCCTGTCCCGGATATGAAACCTGAAGCCGTAACTCCGGATGAGGGGAAAGATATGAACGGAACCAGTGACAGTCCGATGTCGGAGAAGAGCGACTCCAAACACCACCAAAGCTTTGTCCATCGCCCGCCGATTGCACCGCTCCAAAATCTGCTCTGCAACGTCAAGATAAAAGAAATCTCCGATATTCAATCATTGGGCGGCTCTCGGCCTGACTACAAATGTGGCATCTGTCAAGTGTCCTGCCAGGACTCCGGGGAGATGAAGAGGCACCTGAAGGGTCACGGCAGCGAGCAGCGCTACATGTGTCTCCAGTGCGGCCGTACCTTCACCAGTAACTTCTACCTTGTCCGACACCAGAGAACGCACACCGGGGAGCGACCCTTCACCTGTCCGCAGTGTCACAAGAGCTTTAAGTGCAGCTCCGTCCTGCTCCGTCACCAGAAGATCCACGCCGCTGATCAGCCGTATCAGTGTGAAGTCTGCACCAAGGGCTTCTCTCAGAAGACCAGCCTCATCATCCACCTGAGGACGCACACCGGCGAGCGCCCCTTCAGCTGCTGGATCTGCGGGCGAAGCTTCTGCTCCAGGTCTGCGCTGCTCCGACATGAACAAAACCACATGCAAGATGGACACG aTTCTGAAAAAATGATGACAAGAAATCAACGCGAGAAGGAGAAACAGTCGGTGAAAGAGGAGCCTGTGCTCCAGGAGCGGGACTTGCAGGGTCCCCAGACCAGGGGGGGCTCCAGGGCGCACAGGAGAGAACGTACACCGAGAAGTGAGAAGGATCCCGGCAGTGTTAAAAAAGAATCTTCCGGTGAGAAGAAGAAGCCGCAGGTGGAGCGGGAAGGGTGCAGCAATTGTATATGTCAGGACTGTGGGAAATTCTTCCGTTCTGAATCTCTCCTCAGCGAACACCAGAAGTCGCACATGGTCAGCCCCTTCTTCAACTGCCCCGACTGCGGGAAAAGCTTTAGCCACCGCTCTTCTCTCTTCCGCCACCGGAACGCGCACTGCAGCCAGCAGCCGGGAATCATCTTTCCTGATCCGGTCCCCTCTGTCCCTCCTGGACAGCAGTCCCACAAGTGCGGAATCTGCCACCTAAACTTCTCAAGCTCTAAAGACCTGAGGAGACACTTGAGGAGCCATAAAGGTGACGGGAGCTTCATGTGCCGCGAGTGCGGTCAGACATTCAATTGCAACTTTTCGCTGGTCCGGCACCAGAGAACGCACAGCGGCGAGCGACCCTTCACCTGTCCACAGTGCAAAAAGAGCTTCAAATGCAGCTCCGTCCTGCTCCGCCACCAGAGGATCCACACCGGGGAGCAGCCGTACCAGTGCGATGtgtgtctgcgctgcttctcccagAAACCCAGCCTCATCAACCACCTGCGGACGCACACCGGGGAACGCCCCTTCAGCTGCCTggtctgtgggcggagcttctgcTCCAGGTCCGCCCGGATGCGTCACGAGCAAACTCACCAAATTGACTCTCCAAACAAAGAATCGGCGGTCCCTGAGGGGGTGGGTGGAGGGGAGGCCGTGCCGCAGCCCCCCCTGTGA